CCGGGGCATCGGGGATTCCGTCCGGGTGGAGGATCCGCTGGGCTTCCCCTACGAGTTCTTCTACGAGGTGGAGCATGTGGAACGCCTCACGCAGCGCTATGACCTCTACAGTGCCGGTGAACTGGTCCGGCTGGACCACTTCAACCAGGTCACGCCCGACGTTCCACGCGGCCGGAAGTACTTGGAGGATCTGGGCTTCCGTGTCTCTGAGGACATCAAGGATTCCGACGGTGTGACGTACGCGGCATGGATGCACCGCAAGCAGACGGTGCATGACACCGCGCTGACCGGTGGGGACGGGCCGCGGATGCACCACATTGCCTTCTCGACCCACGAGAAGCACAACATCATCCAGATCTGCGACAAGATGGGCGCCCTGCGCATCTCGGACCGGATCGAACGCGGTCCCGGCCGCCACGGTGTGTCCAACGCCTTCTACCTTTACATTCTGGACCCCGACGGGCACCGGATCGAGATCTACACGCAGGACTACTACACAGGCGACCCGGACAACCCCACCGTGACCTGGGACGTGCACGACAACCAGCGCCGCGACTGGTGGGGCAACCCCGTTGTGCCGAGCTGGTACACCGATGCGTCCCTGGTCCTGGACCTGGATGGGAACCCGCAGCCGGTCACCGCGCGCACGGAGAGCAGCGAAATGGCTGTGACAGTGGGCGCCGACGGTTTCTCCTACACGAAGGGCCCTGGCGAGGAACGCGGCTTCAAGGTGGGCACGCAGCTCTAGCAACGACGCGGGAGGGCCGACGGCGTCGTGGCGCCTTTGCCGCCCGGCCCCGGCGTACGATGGCGGTGGCGGGCGTCACAACCAGCGCCGGGCTCAAGGCCAGAGGACCGGAGGTCATCCGCCGCCATTTTCCGGGACCCGGCCGTGGCACTCTGCCGCGGCCGCCGGTCCAACCATGTGGTTCCAGTTCATGGGTTTCACTGACGAAGCAGCACCTCCGACAACACGAAGGAAAACCATGCGCGCCCGCTACGCACTTCCCGCCCTCACCGCAGCCGCTGCACTGATGCTCACCGGGTGTGTGGACAACAGCGCCCCTCCGGCCGCCAGCGGCGCCGCCAATCCGGCGGACACCGTGACGGTGCAGAAGGACGAAGCGATCGCTGCCCTGCTGCCGGAGAAGATGAAATCCGCCGGCGTCCTCAACGTGGGCATGGCCAACAACTACCCTCCCAACGAATTCAAGGATGGCGATGGCAAGCCGGCCGGCTGGTCGGTGGATCTCACCAACGCCCTCGGGCAGAAGCTGGGGCTGAAGGTCAACTTCGACATCGGCACCTTCGACAACATCCTGCCCGCCATCAAGGCCGGCAAGGACCACATGGGTATGTCCTCCTTCACCGACACCCCGGAGCGCGAGAAGCAGACAGACTTCATCAACTACTTCTCCGCAGGCATCCAATGGGCCTCCGCCAAGGGCAAGACCGTTGATCCGGACAACGCCTGCGGGCTCAAGGTTGCGGTGCAGGCCACCACCTACGAGGACACCCATGAGGTTCCGGCCAAGTCAAAGGCCTGCACCGATGCCGGAAAGCCGGCCATCACCATCTTCAAGTACGACGCCCAGGACCAGGCCACCAACGCCCTGGCCGTGGGACAGGTGGAGGCGATGAGCGCCGACTCGCCGGTGACCCTGTATGCGATCTCGCAGACCAAGGACAAGCTGCAGACAGCCGGGGATGCTTTTGAAGTGGCGCCATACGGAATACCTGTGGCCAAGGACAGCGAATTCGCGCCCGTGCTTCAGCAGGCATTGCAGGCACTGATCGACGACGGCAGCTACACCAAAATCCTCACCAAGTGGGGCGTCCAGAGCGGCGGCGTCAAAACAGCCGCCCTCAACGTCGCCGCCAAAGGGTAGCCGGCCATGAACCCTTCTGACGGCGGCACCGCAGCAGCAACGAGATCCGGGCAGCTCGGCGGTGATCACGAAGGGGAGGCCATCAAGGCCATCCCGCTGCGACACCCCTGGCGGTCGCTGACGGCCGTGTTTCTGGTGCTCGCCCTGGCAATCTTTATTCTCGATGCCGCCCAGCGCGAGGACTACGGCTGGGCGGACGTGGGCAAGTACATCTTTGACCGCCGGATCAGCGAGGCGGCGCTTGTCACCCTGCAGCTGACAGTCTATTCAATGGTGATCGCCATTGTCCTGGGACTCCTGCTCGCCCTGATGCGGCTGTCTCCGAACCCCGTGGTAAAGAGCGTCGCGTGGCTCTACCTTTGGATCTTCCGAGGTACCCCGGTCTACGTGCAGCTGGTGTTCTGGGGGATTGTCTCCCTGATTTACCCAGTGTTCACCGTGGGAATTCCCTTTATGGAACCGTGGCTGACCGTACCCAACGGCATCTTCACCAACCTCTTCATCACCGCAGTGGTGGGGCTGGCACTCAATGAAGCGGCTTACATGTCAGAGATTGTGCGCGCCGGGCTCCTCTCCGTGGACGAGGGCCAGGAGGAGGCCTCCCGGGCACTGGCCATGTCCTGGGGCCAGACCATGCGTGTTGTTGTGGTCCCGCAGGCCATGAAGATCATCATCCCGCCCACCGGCAACGAGGTCATCTCGATGCTGAAAACCACGTCCCTCGTGGCCGCGATCCCCCTGAGCATCGACTTGTACGGCGTGTCACGGGGCATCTCCGCGGTGACCTTCACCCCGGTGCCGCTCCTGATAGTGGCCTCCATCTGGTACCTGCTCTTTACCTCGGTGCTGATGGTGGGCCAGCACTTCATCGAAAAGCGCTTCTCCCGCGGAACCGGGCGTCGCAAGACAGACCGGCCGACAGCGGCTGGCGATCCGGCGACGGCCACACCCGCCGCGGCTGTTCCCGGCAGCGCCCGGCCCGGCAACGACGCAGGAGGCAAGGGATGACAGGCATGCCGATGGTGCACGCGGACCGTGTGTCAAAGAGTTTCGGAACCAACAAGGTGCTGCGCAGCATCAGCCTGACGGTCAATGCCGGCGAGGTGCTGTGCATCGTGGGTCCCAGCGGCTCCGGCAAATCAACGTTCCTGCGCTGTATCAATCACCTGGAACGGGTGGACGCCGGCAGGCTCTCAGTGGAGGGCCAGCTGGTGGGGTACCGGCAGAAGGGAGACAAGCTCTACGAACTCAAGCCGAAGGAGGCGGCGTTCCAGCGCCGCGAGATCGGCATGGTCTTCCAGCGTTTTAACCTGTTTCCGCACCTCACAGCGGTGGAAAACATCATCCAGGCGCCGATGAACGTCAAAGGCATCTCCAAGTCCGCGGCCACGGCACGCGCCATGGACCTTCTGAAACGTGTGGGCCTGGGCGACAAGGGCGACTACTACCCGGCCCATCTCTCCGGCGGCCAGCAACAGCGTGTTGCGATTGCCCGCGCATTGGCCATGGACCCGAAGCTGATGCTGTTCGACGAGCCCACCAGCGCGCTGGACCCGGAGCTGGTGGGCGAGGTCCTGGATGTGATGAAGGAACTGGCCGCCAGCGGCATGACCATGATCGTTGTGACGCATGAGATGGGATTCGCGCGCGAAGTGGCCGATTCCCTGGTCTTTATGGACGACGGCGTGGTGGTGGAGTCCGGCGATCCGCGTCAGGTGCTCACCGACCCGCAGCATGAACGGACCCGGGCATTCCTCTCGAAGGTGCTCTAGAGGTTCAGTCCCCAACTGGGTAGCAGCACACGCTGTTTTGAGCGCCCAAAACAGCGTTATCTGCTACTCAGTTGGGCTTTCAACCACAGGGATTCGCTTTTTCTGACGGACGACGACGGCGGCAGCCGCACCGAGCAGGAACAGTGCCGCTGCTGAGCAAACGGGAACGACAAAAGCGGCCGAATAGCCCTGGCTTTGGGCCAGTTGTCCCGCGATGGACGAACCGATGGCCGTGCCTGCGACGATGCCACTGGCCAGCGCTGTCATCACCGTTCCGAGCCGTCCGGCAGGCGCAACGAGGCCGCCGATCGCAAAGACCGTCACCATTACGGGCCCAACCGGCAACCCCAGGACAAGCAGCACCAGCACCATGGTCCACTCCGATGAGGGCAGGAGCAACAGGATCGACAACCCCGTCATCAGCCCCGCACTCACCAGCCAGCGGGACGTCACGGCGAACGTCTGCGGCCAATACGCCACGGACAATGCGGCCCCGGCGGAGCTCAGGCCCATCACCGCATACAGCAGGCCCGCAATTTCGGAGCCGGTAAAGCCGGCGGAGAAGGAGCTGAGGGCCGTCTGCGTGGAACCGAAGAATGTTCCCATGCAGACCATCGCCAGGACTGGCAGCGCAACCGCTGCCGACAACCTTGCCCGCCGCCGCAGCCGGGTACCGGGCCCGTCCCCCAGATTAGCTCTGACGGATGAACTGCGGGCCGCGCGTCGCGGAACGGCCAGCTGGGTGCGGTGGACAGCAAAAGCCGGGACCAGAGTGATGGTTAATGCCGCCGCGAGAGCCAGTGGAAGCCACGGCGCCACGAGGCTGGCAAGGATTCCCACCAGCGCGGGGCCAAGGACAAACGTGAGTTCGTCGGCTGTGCCTTCGTAGGACAAAGCGGTATCGAGATCAGTGGCGTTCTCTGCCCGGCTGCCCTTGGAGGTCAGCGCCATCCACCGCACGCGGGCCAGCGGACCCACCTGGGGGCAGCTGGCTCCGGCGATTAAGGAAGCCGCGAACACGGGGGCGGCAGTTCCGAACTGAACCACACCGGGTATCGAATAGGCCGCCAAGATAAGGGCAAGAACCGCGATGGAGTTGAGGACCGCGGCCACCAACAGGACGGAACGCTGGCCGAGCCGGTCGGCGAGTGCACCCAGCACCGGCGCGCCTAAGGCGGAGCCGATGCCGACGGCGCCGGCAGCGGTACCACCGATCGCGTATGAACCGCTGGCCGAGGTGATGAGCGTCAGCGCGCCCACCGTGAGCATGGCCAACGGCAGCCTGGCAAACAGGCCGAGTGGGATGAACCCCGTGCCGGCCAGGAGCGGAAGCCTGCCGAAACGGCCGCGCTGGCTGGAAACCGCAGGGGCGCCGGCACAAGGTGTCGCAGCGGACACCGCAGGATCGGCTTCGGCCTGCTGGGTTGAAGGGGCGGGGTCCGTGGGGCGCTGATCGCTGGAATGCAAGGGCGCCGTTGAAGTAGTCAAGAATCCGGGCTCGTTCACTAGTGCGCATCGTCCCTCCTCCCGATGCGCGCAACCCGGTAACTGTCCAAGCATAGCCGACCGGGCCGTTGGCTTCCTAGGCCGCCGGCACGCCGTCCGAAATGTGCAGGGTGGAGCCGCTGCGTCCCTTGACCACCTGGAGCTGGGTGCCGATCCGTTGTT
This genomic interval from Micrococcaceae bacterium Sec5.7 contains the following:
- a CDS encoding MFS transporter, which codes for MSAATPCAGAPAVSSQRGRFGRLPLLAGTGFIPLGLFARLPLAMLTVGALTLITSASGSYAIGGTAAGAVGIGSALGAPVLGALADRLGQRSVLLVAAVLNSIAVLALILAAYSIPGVVQFGTAAPVFAASLIAGASCPQVGPLARVRWMALTSKGSRAENATDLDTALSYEGTADELTFVLGPALVGILASLVAPWLPLALAAALTITLVPAFAVHRTQLAVPRRAARSSSVRANLGDGPGTRLRRRARLSAAVALPVLAMVCMGTFFGSTQTALSSFSAGFTGSEIAGLLYAVMGLSSAGAALSVAYWPQTFAVTSRWLVSAGLMTGLSILLLLPSSEWTMVLVLLVLGLPVGPVMVTVFAIGGLVAPAGRLGTVMTALASGIVAGTAIGSSIAGQLAQSQGYSAAFVVPVCSAAALFLLGAAAAVVVRQKKRIPVVESPTE
- a CDS encoding amino acid ABC transporter ATP-binding protein, producing MTGMPMVHADRVSKSFGTNKVLRSISLTVNAGEVLCIVGPSGSGKSTFLRCINHLERVDAGRLSVEGQLVGYRQKGDKLYELKPKEAAFQRREIGMVFQRFNLFPHLTAVENIIQAPMNVKGISKSAATARAMDLLKRVGLGDKGDYYPAHLSGGQQQRVAIARALAMDPKLMLFDEPTSALDPELVGEVLDVMKELAASGMTMIVVTHEMGFAREVADSLVFMDDGVVVESGDPRQVLTDPQHERTRAFLSKVL
- a CDS encoding ABC transporter substrate-binding protein, producing MRARYALPALTAAAALMLTGCVDNSAPPAASGAANPADTVTVQKDEAIAALLPEKMKSAGVLNVGMANNYPPNEFKDGDGKPAGWSVDLTNALGQKLGLKVNFDIGTFDNILPAIKAGKDHMGMSSFTDTPEREKQTDFINYFSAGIQWASAKGKTVDPDNACGLKVAVQATTYEDTHEVPAKSKACTDAGKPAITIFKYDAQDQATNALAVGQVEAMSADSPVTLYAISQTKDKLQTAGDAFEVAPYGIPVAKDSEFAPVLQQALQALIDDGSYTKILTKWGVQSGGVKTAALNVAAKG
- the hpaD gene encoding 3,4-dihydroxyphenylacetate 2,3-dioxygenase: MSNEVPTPTAPAPDIVRCAYMDLVVTDLAKSRAFYVNLLGLHVTHEDGTAIYLRSFEEFIHHNLVLRKGPVAAAAAFAYRVRTPEDVDKAETYYQELGCRTERRKDGFARGIGDSVRVEDPLGFPYEFFYEVEHVERLTQRYDLYSAGELVRLDHFNQVTPDVPRGRKYLEDLGFRVSEDIKDSDGVTYAAWMHRKQTVHDTALTGGDGPRMHHIAFSTHEKHNIIQICDKMGALRISDRIERGPGRHGVSNAFYLYILDPDGHRIEIYTQDYYTGDPDNPTVTWDVHDNQRRDWWGNPVVPSWYTDASLVLDLDGNPQPVTARTESSEMAVTVGADGFSYTKGPGEERGFKVGTQL
- a CDS encoding amino acid ABC transporter permease translates to MNPSDGGTAAATRSGQLGGDHEGEAIKAIPLRHPWRSLTAVFLVLALAIFILDAAQREDYGWADVGKYIFDRRISEAALVTLQLTVYSMVIAIVLGLLLALMRLSPNPVVKSVAWLYLWIFRGTPVYVQLVFWGIVSLIYPVFTVGIPFMEPWLTVPNGIFTNLFITAVVGLALNEAAYMSEIVRAGLLSVDEGQEEASRALAMSWGQTMRVVVVPQAMKIIIPPTGNEVISMLKTTSLVAAIPLSIDLYGVSRGISAVTFTPVPLLIVASIWYLLFTSVLMVGQHFIEKRFSRGTGRRKTDRPTAAGDPATATPAAAVPGSARPGNDAGGKG